In Pseudomonas sp. Leaf58, one DNA window encodes the following:
- a CDS encoding SDR family NAD(P)-dependent oxidoreductase has protein sequence MLLTGKFAVITGAASARGIGRATAQAFADQGAKVAILDLDATAAAEAAASMGEGHLGLAANVADEAQVRDAIAQVLAHFGRIDVLVNNAGITQPVKTLDITGADYDRILNVNLRGTLLMSQAVIPTMRAQRAGSIICMSSVSAQRGGGIFGGPHYSAAKAGVLGLGKAMARELGPDNIRVNSITPGLIHTDITGGLMQDERRHAIIEGIPLGRLGEARDVANAALFLASDLSSYLTGITLDVNGGMLIH, from the coding sequence ATGCTGTTAACAGGAAAATTTGCCGTGATCACTGGCGCGGCCTCTGCCCGAGGTATCGGCCGGGCAACCGCCCAGGCGTTTGCCGACCAGGGCGCCAAAGTCGCGATCCTGGACCTGGACGCTACTGCCGCAGCCGAGGCGGCCGCGTCAATGGGCGAAGGCCACCTTGGCCTGGCGGCCAACGTTGCCGATGAAGCCCAGGTGCGTGATGCCATCGCCCAGGTACTCGCGCACTTCGGTCGGATCGACGTGCTGGTCAACAACGCCGGCATCACCCAACCGGTGAAAACCCTGGACATCACCGGGGCGGACTATGACCGGATTCTCAACGTGAACCTGCGTGGCACACTGTTGATGTCCCAGGCGGTGATCCCCACCATGCGTGCGCAACGCGCCGGCAGCATCATCTGCATGTCCTCGGTGTCTGCCCAACGGGGTGGGGGTATCTTCGGTGGCCCCCACTACAGCGCAGCGAAGGCTGGCGTGCTGGGTTTGGGCAAGGCGATGGCCCGCGAGCTGGGGCCGGACAACATTCGCGTCAACTCGATCACCCCAGGCCTGATTCACACCGACATCACCGGCGGCCTGATGCAGGACGAGCGCCGTCACGCCATCATCGAAGGCATCCCGCTGGGCCGCCTGGGTGAGGCGCGGGATGTTGCCAATGCGGCATTGTTCCTGGCCAGTGACCTGTCCAGCTACCTGACGGGCATTACCCTGGATGTCAACGGCGGGATGCTGATCCACTGA
- a CDS encoding DUF6124 family protein, with amino-acid sequence MSRYRDETTENDETDLDSEAARRALDYYLNPNPPRPTLDNKIWTLHEGVTADQAQEHAIALLRCAAATAQETATHQQGSQRELTFALMHMMDMARALLEHKRTVPPSL; translated from the coding sequence ATCAGTAGGTATCGCGATGAAACAACCGAAAACGACGAAACAGATCTCGACAGCGAAGCCGCCCGCCGCGCCCTCGACTACTACCTCAACCCCAACCCGCCACGGCCCACCCTCGACAACAAGATCTGGACCCTGCACGAGGGTGTCACCGCCGACCAGGCCCAGGAGCACGCCATCGCCCTGCTGCGCTGCGCCGCCGCCACCGCCCAGGAAACCGCCACCCACCAGCAGGGTAGCCAGCGCGAGCTGACGTTCGCCCTGATGCACATGATGGATATGGCCCGCGCGCTGCTGGAACACAAACGCACCGTGCCCCCGAGCTTGTAG
- a CDS encoding acetyl/propionyl/methylcrotonyl-CoA carboxylase subunit alpha yields the protein MSRPALTTLLVANRGEIACRVMRTAKAMGLTTVAVHSATDRDARHSREADIRVDLGGTKAAESYLLVDKLLAAAKASGAQAIHPGYGFLSENAGFARAIEEAGLIFLGPPASAIDAMGSKSAAKALMEAAGVPLVPGYHGEAQDLDTFRAAAERIGYPVLLKASAGGGGKGMKVVEEESQLADALASAQREAQSSFGDARMLVEKYVLKPRHVEIQVFADQHGNCLYLNERDCSIQRRHQKVVEEAPAPGLSAELRRAMGEAAVRAAQAIGYVGAGTVEFLLDARGEFFFMEMNTRLQVEHPVTEAITGLDLVAWQIRVACGEALPITQAQVPLIGHAIEVRLYAEDPANEFLPATGTLALYRESAPGEGRRVDSGVSEGDVVSPFYDPMLGKLIAWGEDREQARLRLLAMLDEFAIGGLKTNIAFLRRILAHPAFAAAELDTGFIPRHQDVLLPAPQALPASFWEAAAEAWLQGQAGHARGDDLHSPWAERNGLRLGLPARSSLHLASGGENQAVALERSAASTWQLRGEQLVHDQAGVRRQHLAIRRGGTLYLHWDGEMHAVAAFDPIAEAEASHSHQGGLGAPMNGSIVRVLVEPGQVVEAGTALVVLEAMKMEHSIRAPHGGTVKALFCQEGDMVSEGTVLVELVE from the coding sequence ATGAGCCGCCCCGCTTTGACCACCCTGCTGGTCGCCAACCGCGGCGAAATCGCTTGCCGGGTAATGCGCACCGCCAAGGCCATGGGCCTGACCACCGTCGCCGTGCACAGCGCCACCGACCGTGACGCCCGGCACAGCCGCGAAGCCGATATCCGCGTCGACCTTGGCGGCACCAAGGCCGCCGAAAGCTACTTGCTGGTGGACAAGCTGCTGGCCGCTGCCAAGGCCAGTGGCGCACAAGCCATTCACCCAGGCTATGGTTTCCTGTCCGAGAACGCAGGCTTCGCCCGCGCCATCGAAGAAGCCGGCTTGATCTTCCTCGGGCCACCGGCCAGTGCCATCGACGCCATGGGCAGCAAGTCGGCAGCCAAGGCGCTGATGGAAGCCGCCGGGGTGCCACTGGTGCCGGGTTATCACGGCGAAGCCCAAGACCTGGACACCTTCCGCGCCGCCGCCGAACGCATCGGCTACCCGGTGCTGCTCAAGGCCAGTGCTGGCGGCGGTGGCAAGGGCATGAAAGTGGTCGAGGAAGAAAGCCAGCTGGCGGACGCCTTGGCCTCGGCCCAGCGTGAAGCGCAGTCATCGTTCGGCGATGCGCGCATGCTGGTGGAAAAGTACGTACTCAAGCCGCGCCACGTGGAAATCCAGGTATTCGCCGACCAGCACGGCAACTGCCTGTACCTCAACGAGCGTGACTGCTCGATCCAGCGCCGCCACCAGAAAGTGGTGGAAGAAGCCCCGGCGCCAGGCTTGTCAGCCGAATTGCGCCGGGCCATGGGTGAGGCGGCAGTACGCGCGGCCCAAGCCATCGGCTACGTGGGCGCCGGCACCGTGGAGTTCCTGCTCGACGCCCGTGGCGAGTTCTTCTTCATGGAGATGAACACCCGCCTGCAGGTGGAGCACCCGGTGACCGAGGCCATTACCGGGCTCGACCTGGTGGCTTGGCAGATTCGCGTGGCCTGCGGTGAAGCCCTGCCGATCACCCAGGCGCAGGTGCCGCTGATCGGCCATGCCATCGAAGTGCGCCTGTATGCCGAAGACCCGGCCAACGAGTTCCTGCCGGCGACCGGCACGCTGGCGCTGTACCGTGAGTCGGCACCTGGCGAAGGGCGACGGGTGGACAGTGGGGTCAGCGAGGGTGATGTGGTGTCGCCCTTCTACGACCCGATGCTGGGCAAGCTGATTGCCTGGGGCGAAGACCGCGAACAGGCCCGCCTGCGCTTGCTGGCCATGCTTGACGAGTTTGCCATTGGCGGGCTGAAGACCAACATCGCCTTCCTGCGTCGCATCCTGGCGCACCCGGCGTTTGCCGCAGCCGAGCTGGATACCGGCTTTATTCCGCGCCACCAGGACGTATTGCTGCCAGCGCCACAGGCGTTGCCGGCCAGCTTCTGGGAGGCAGCGGCCGAGGCCTGGCTGCAGGGCCAGGCCGGGCATGCGCGGGGTGACGACCTGCACTCGCCATGGGCCGAGCGCAACGGCTTGCGCTTGGGCCTGCCGGCGCGCAGCAGCTTGCACTTGGCGAGTGGCGGGGAGAACCAGGCGGTAGCCTTGGAACGTAGCGCCGCGTCCACCTGGCAGTTGCGGGGTGAGCAGCTGGTGCATGACCAGGCCGGCGTGCGCCGCCAGCATTTGGCGATCCGCCGCGGTGGCACGCTGTACCTGCACTGGGACGGCGAGATGCACGCCGTTGCAGCGTTTGACCCGATTGCCGAAGCAGAAGCCAGCCACAGCCACCAAGGCGGCCTGGGTGCGCCCATGAACGGCAGTATCGTGCGCGTGCTGGTGGAGCCTGGCCAGGTGGTGGAAGCGGGCACGGCGCTGGTGGTGCTGGAGGCCATGAAGATGGAGCACAGCATTCGCGCGCCGCATGGCGGGACGGTGAAAGCGTTGTTCTGCCAGGAAGGCGATATGGTCAGCGAAGGGACGGTGCTGGTCGAGCTGGTGGAGTGA
- a CDS encoding DUF4880 domain-containing protein, which translates to MTRLLLPLEHPPVVAEHDADDALLHALKRLPRRVQQVFLLNRLDQLGFASIATRLELPVASIERYMGQALQAGRPRRDVLASVAGRWYVRLQSPQVTACERIDFRRWLDADTGNLQAFHETELRWRSLLAPARQLGQDGWYRHGRAALSLGGCSVAVGLGVAVLVLFGFWA; encoded by the coding sequence ATGACCCGTCTGCTACTGCCCCTTGAGCACCCACCCGTTGTGGCTGAACACGATGCCGATGATGCCTTGCTGCATGCACTCAAGCGCCTGCCACGGCGGGTTCAACAAGTGTTCTTGCTCAACCGCCTCGACCAATTGGGCTTCGCCAGCATCGCTACCCGCCTTGAACTGCCAGTGGCGAGCATCGAGCGCTACATGGGCCAGGCGCTACAGGCCGGCCGCCCGCGCCGGGATGTGCTGGCGAGCGTTGCCGGGCGATGGTATGTGCGCTTGCAGAGCCCACAGGTGACCGCATGCGAGCGAATCGACTTCCGCCGCTGGCTGGATGCGGACACCGGGAATTTGCAGGCGTTTCACGAAACGGAACTGCGCTGGCGCAGCTTGTTGGCACCGGCACGGCAGCTAGGCCAGGACGGCTGGTACCGGCACGGTCGGGCGGCGCTGTCGTTGGGGGGCTGTTCGGTTGCCGTCGGGTTGGGTGTGGCGGTGTTGGTGCTGTTTGGCTTCTGGGCCTGA
- a CDS encoding isovaleryl-CoA dehydrogenase: MHYPSLNFALGETIDMLRDQVRTFVAAELAPRAAQIDHDNLFPADMWRKFGDMGLLGITVSEEYGGAGLGYLAHVVSMEEISRGSASVALSYGAHSNLCVNQINRNGTHEQKLKYLPKLISGEHIGALAMSEPNAGSDVVSMKLRAEKRGDHYVLNGSKTWITNGPDANTYVIYAKTDLDKGAHGITAFIVERDWKGFSRSNKFDKLGMRGSNTCELFFDDVEVPAENILGQLNGGVRVLMSGLDYERVVLSGGPTGIMQSCMDLVVPYIHDRKQFGQSIGEFQLIQGKIADMYTQLNASRAYLYAVAQACDRGETTRKDAAGVILYTAERATQMALEAIQILGGNGYINEFPAGRLLRDAKLYEIGAGTSEIRRMLIGRELFNETR; encoded by the coding sequence ATGCATTACCCCTCCCTGAACTTCGCCTTGGGCGAAACCATCGACATGCTCCGCGACCAGGTGCGCACCTTCGTCGCCGCCGAACTGGCGCCGCGCGCCGCGCAAATCGACCACGACAACCTGTTCCCCGCCGACATGTGGCGCAAGTTCGGTGACATGGGCCTGCTGGGCATCACCGTATCGGAAGAATATGGCGGCGCCGGCCTGGGCTACCTGGCTCACGTGGTATCGATGGAAGAAATCAGCCGTGGCTCGGCCTCGGTGGCGCTGTCCTACGGTGCGCACTCCAACCTGTGCGTGAACCAGATCAACCGCAACGGCACCCATGAGCAGAAGCTCAAGTACCTGCCCAAGCTGATCAGCGGCGAGCACATCGGCGCCCTGGCCATGAGCGAGCCCAACGCCGGCTCCGACGTGGTGTCGATGAAACTGCGCGCCGAAAAGCGCGGCGACCACTACGTGCTCAACGGCAGCAAAACCTGGATCACCAACGGCCCCGATGCCAACACCTACGTGATCTATGCCAAGACCGACCTGGACAAGGGCGCGCACGGCATCACCGCGTTCATCGTCGAGCGTGACTGGAAAGGCTTCAGCCGCAGCAACAAGTTCGACAAGCTGGGCATGCGCGGTTCCAACACCTGCGAGCTGTTCTTCGACGACGTCGAGGTGCCGGCAGAAAACATCCTTGGCCAGCTCAACGGCGGCGTGCGCGTGCTGATGAGCGGCCTGGACTACGAGCGCGTGGTGCTGTCGGGCGGACCGACCGGCATCATGCAAAGCTGCATGGACCTGGTGGTGCCGTACATCCACGACCGCAAGCAGTTCGGCCAGAGCATCGGCGAGTTCCAGCTGATCCAGGGCAAGATCGCCGACATGTACACCCAGCTGAACGCCAGCCGCGCCTACCTGTACGCCGTGGCCCAGGCCTGCGACCGTGGCGAGACCACCCGCAAGGACGCCGCCGGGGTGATCCTGTACACCGCCGAACGCGCCACGCAAATGGCCCTGGAAGCGATCCAGATTCTTGGCGGCAACGGCTATATCAACGAATTCCCGGCAGGCCGCCTGCTGCGCGACGCCAAGCTGTACGAAATCGGTGCCGGCACCAGCGAAATCCGGCGGATGCTGATTGGCCGCGAACTGTTCAACGAAACCCGCTGA
- a CDS encoding LysR substrate-binding domain-containing protein produces the protein MSLDTLRKSPPIPSLKAIQAFEQVARFGNVARAAEQLNLTPSAVSHQIANLEALIGRPLFIREARGVALTPAGEQYLREVSGILQSLATATERAGSSVGFDCLRLHSAPSFGLLWLLPRLDHFRNSHPHIQINLSCSYESLHFGRHQIDLDIRHGYPNWPSLEVRTIRHERATVLASPTLLERTPVRQPGDLLGHNLILSEAALVQWPQWFAQQGVALPQTPYALSFDRSYMSLEAASHGYGLALESSLLAQDYIARGTLVPVFADDLATPVSAHHLVFPRGHADTHRVRQFLEWVQGQLGHDFTY, from the coding sequence ATGAGCCTGGACACCCTTCGAAAATCTCCACCCATCCCCTCGCTGAAAGCCATTCAGGCCTTTGAACAAGTCGCCCGCTTCGGCAACGTTGCCCGTGCCGCCGAGCAGTTGAACCTCACCCCCTCGGCGGTCAGTCACCAGATTGCAAATCTGGAAGCCTTGATCGGTCGGCCATTGTTCATTCGCGAGGCGCGCGGTGTTGCCCTCACCCCGGCAGGCGAGCAGTACCTGCGCGAGGTGTCAGGCATATTGCAGAGCTTGGCCACGGCCACCGAGCGCGCCGGTAGTTCGGTGGGTTTCGATTGCTTGCGGCTGCATTCTGCGCCTAGCTTCGGCCTGCTCTGGCTGCTGCCGCGTCTGGACCACTTTCGTAACAGCCACCCGCACATCCAGATCAACCTGTCGTGCTCCTACGAGTCACTGCACTTTGGCCGCCATCAGATCGACCTGGATATCCGCCACGGCTACCCCAACTGGCCCAGCCTCGAGGTGCGCACCATTCGGCATGAGCGTGCCACGGTGCTGGCTTCGCCAACGCTTCTCGAGCGCACACCGGTCAGGCAGCCTGGCGACTTGCTGGGGCACAACCTGATCTTGTCGGAAGCCGCGTTGGTGCAATGGCCCCAATGGTTTGCCCAGCAAGGTGTGGCGTTGCCTCAAACGCCGTACGCACTGAGCTTCGATCGCTCCTACATGAGCCTAGAGGCCGCCAGCCACGGCTACGGGCTGGCCTTGGAGAGCTCCTTGCTGGCCCAGGACTACATCGCTCGGGGTACGTTGGTGCCGGTGTTCGCAGACGACCTGGCGACACCGGTCAGTGCACACCATCTGGTGTTTCCTCGGGGCCATGCTGACACCCACAGGGTTCGACAATTTCTTGAATGGGTGCAGGGCCAGCTAGGTCATGATTTCACTTACTGA
- a CDS encoding LexA family transcriptional regulator, translated as MENWNAFLKRYKREHGLSQLKLAERLGMTQGGVGHWLRGTRRPTLETINEKLEKLGLVFLEAQVMVVERDLVREAPGRYAAEQPVSAEALLYASFRFPVLAWADLHGPLPGTSKFHEQTDYMPAGNAFWLVVENDSMNAASGRSVPEGMRVLVDTGLPAEPGRLVIARQPGRSAVLRQLVEEGGDKMLKPLNTRYPTVLCEEGCEFLGVVVRVHGICL; from the coding sequence ATGGAAAACTGGAACGCATTTCTCAAGCGCTACAAGCGCGAACACGGGCTCAGCCAGCTCAAGCTGGCCGAACGCCTGGGTATGACCCAGGGCGGCGTAGGGCATTGGCTGCGCGGCACGCGGCGGCCGACGCTGGAAACCATCAATGAAAAGCTGGAAAAGCTTGGGCTGGTATTTCTGGAAGCCCAGGTCATGGTGGTTGAGCGTGACCTTGTGCGTGAAGCGCCTGGGCGTTATGCGGCGGAGCAGCCGGTGTCGGCCGAAGCGTTGCTTTATGCGAGCTTTCGCTTCCCGGTGCTGGCATGGGCTGATTTGCACGGGCCCTTACCTGGCACGAGCAAGTTCCATGAACAGACGGACTACATGCCCGCCGGCAATGCGTTCTGGCTGGTAGTGGAAAACGACTCGATGAATGCGGCCAGTGGCAGGAGCGTGCCTGAGGGGATGCGGGTGCTGGTGGATACTGGTCTGCCGGCAGAGCCAGGCAGGCTGGTGATTGCGCGGCAGCCTGGGCGGTCGGCAGTGTTGCGGCAACTGGTCGAGGAGGGCGGCGACAAGATGCTCAAACCGCTGAATACGCGCTATCCGACTGTTCTCTGTGAAGAGGGTTGCGAGTTTCTGGGTGTGGTCGTGCGGGTGCATGGAATCTGTTTATAG
- a CDS encoding gamma-carboxygeranoyl-CoA hydratase, producing the protein MSDFSTLEVIRDPRGFATLWLSREDKNNAFNAQMIRELIVALDQLAEDAGLRFVLLRGRGRHFSAGADLAWMQQSAQLDFNTNLDDAHELGELMYALHRLKAPTLAVVQGAAFGGALGLISCCDMAIGAEDAQLCLSEVRIGLAPAVISPFVVKAIGERAARRYALTAERFSGVRARELGLLAEVYPASELDTQVEAWVTNLLQNSPQALRATKDLLREVDDGELSPALRRYCENTIARIRVSAEGQEGLRAFLEKRRPAWQTDDKKEPRP; encoded by the coding sequence ATGAGCGATTTCAGCACCCTCGAAGTGATCCGCGACCCGCGCGGCTTCGCCACCCTGTGGCTGAGCCGCGAGGACAAGAACAACGCCTTCAACGCACAGATGATCCGCGAGCTGATCGTCGCCCTCGACCAGCTGGCCGAAGATGCCGGCCTGCGCTTTGTGCTGCTGCGCGGCCGCGGCCGGCACTTCAGCGCCGGTGCCGACCTGGCCTGGATGCAGCAGTCGGCGCAGCTGGACTTCAACACCAACCTGGATGACGCTCACGAGCTGGGCGAGCTGATGTACGCCCTGCACCGTCTCAAGGCGCCAACCTTGGCCGTGGTGCAAGGTGCGGCCTTTGGTGGCGCACTGGGCCTGATCAGTTGCTGCGACATGGCCATTGGCGCCGAAGATGCCCAGTTGTGCCTGTCGGAAGTGCGCATTGGCCTGGCCCCGGCGGTGATCAGCCCGTTCGTGGTCAAGGCCATCGGCGAGCGCGCGGCGCGCCGCTATGCCCTCACCGCCGAGCGTTTCAGCGGCGTGCGCGCCCGTGAACTGGGCTTGCTGGCCGAGGTGTACCCGGCCAGCGAGCTGGACACGCAGGTCGAAGCCTGGGTAACCAACCTGCTGCAGAACAGCCCGCAAGCGCTGCGTGCCACCAAGGACCTGCTGCGCGAAGTGGACGACGGCGAGCTCAGCCCGGCCCTGCGCCGTTACTGCGAAAACACCATCGCCCGCATCCGCGTCAGCGCCGAAGGCCAGGAGGGCTTGCGCGCCTTCCTGGAAAAACGCCGCCCCGCCTGGCAAACCGACGACAAGAAGGAACCGCGCCCATGA
- a CDS encoding carboxyl transferase domain-containing protein, whose amino-acid sequence MATLHTQINPRSAEFAGNSAAMLEQVQALRGLLAQVAQGGGPKAQERHTSRGKLLPRERIDRLLDPGSPFLEIGQLAAHEVYGEDVPAAGVIAGIGRVEGVECMIVANDATVKGGSYYPLTVKKHLRAQTIALQNRLPCIYLVDSGGANLPRQDEVFPDREHFGRIFFNQANMSALGIPQIAVVMGSCTAGGAYVPAMADEAIMVRQQATIFLAGPPLVKAATGEVVSAEDLGGADVHCRTSGVADHYADNDEHALAIARRSVANLNWHKLGKLQRLAPVAPLYAADELYGVVPADAKQPFDVREVIARLVDGSVFDEFKALFGNTLVCGFAHLHGYPVAILANNGILFAEAAQKGAHFIELACQRGIPLLFLQNITGFMVGKKYEEGGIAKHGAKLVTAVACAQVPKFTVIIGGSFGAGNYGMCGRAYDPRFLWMWPNARIGVMGAEQAAGVLAQVKREQSERSGQPFSAEDEARLKQPILDQYEHQGHPYYSSARLWDDGVIDPAQTRDVLGLALSAALNAPIEQSRFGIFRM is encoded by the coding sequence ATGGCTACCTTGCATACCCAGATCAACCCGCGTTCGGCGGAGTTTGCCGGCAACAGCGCGGCCATGCTCGAACAGGTTCAGGCCCTGCGCGGCCTGCTCGCCCAAGTCGCCCAGGGCGGCGGGCCCAAGGCCCAGGAGCGGCACACCTCGCGTGGCAAGCTGCTACCGCGCGAGCGTATCGACCGCCTGTTGGACCCGGGCTCGCCGTTTCTAGAGATTGGCCAGTTGGCCGCCCATGAGGTGTACGGCGAAGACGTGCCGGCTGCAGGCGTGATTGCCGGCATCGGCCGCGTCGAGGGCGTGGAATGCATGATCGTGGCCAACGACGCCACGGTCAAAGGCGGGTCTTATTACCCGCTGACCGTGAAGAAGCACCTGCGGGCGCAGACCATCGCCCTGCAGAACCGCCTGCCGTGCATCTACCTGGTGGACTCCGGCGGCGCCAACCTGCCGCGCCAGGACGAAGTGTTCCCCGATCGCGAGCACTTCGGGCGGATCTTCTTCAACCAGGCCAACATGAGCGCCTTGGGCATCCCGCAGATCGCCGTGGTGATGGGCTCGTGCACCGCTGGCGGCGCTTACGTGCCAGCCATGGCCGACGAAGCGATCATGGTGCGCCAGCAGGCGACCATCTTCCTCGCCGGCCCGCCGCTGGTAAAAGCCGCCACCGGTGAAGTGGTGAGCGCCGAAGACCTGGGCGGCGCCGATGTGCATTGCCGCACAAGCGGCGTGGCCGACCATTATGCCGACAACGACGAGCACGCCCTGGCCATCGCCCGGCGCAGTGTGGCTAACCTCAACTGGCATAAGCTGGGCAAGCTGCAGCGCCTGGCCCCGGTGGCGCCGTTGTATGCCGCCGACGAGCTGTATGGCGTGGTGCCGGCCGATGCCAAGCAACCGTTCGACGTGCGTGAAGTGATTGCACGGCTGGTCGATGGCTCGGTGTTCGATGAATTCAAGGCACTGTTCGGTAACACCCTGGTGTGCGGCTTCGCCCACCTGCATGGCTACCCGGTAGCGATCCTGGCCAACAACGGCATTCTGTTCGCCGAAGCGGCGCAAAAAGGCGCGCACTTCATCGAGCTGGCCTGCCAGCGTGGCATCCCGCTGTTGTTCCTGCAGAACATCACTGGCTTCATGGTCGGCAAAAAGTACGAAGAAGGCGGCATCGCCAAGCACGGCGCCAAGCTGGTAACTGCCGTGGCCTGCGCTCAGGTGCCGAAGTTCACGGTGATTATCGGAGGCAGCTTTGGTGCCGGCAACTACGGCATGTGTGGCCGTGCCTACGACCCGCGCTTCCTGTGGATGTGGCCCAACGCGCGGATTGGCGTGATGGGTGCAGAGCAAGCCGCCGGCGTGCTGGCCCAGGTCAAGCGCGAGCAAAGCGAGCGCAGTGGCCAGCCGTTCAGCGCCGAAGACGAAGCCAGGCTCAAGCAGCCGATCCTCGACCAGTACGAGCACCAGGGCCACCCCTACTACTCCAGCGCCCGCCTGTGGGACGACGGTGTCATCGACCCGGCACAAACCCGCGACGTGCTCGGCCTGGCGTTGTCTGCCGCGCTGAACGCACCAATCGAACAGAGCCGCTTCGGCATTTTCCGGATGTGA
- a CDS encoding MFS transporter, giving the protein MTTLALDAAAAARSSAYRKTAWRLMPFLMLCYLCAYLDRVNVGFAKLQMMDDLALSEAVYGLGAGMFFIGYFLCEVPSNIILHKVGARRWIARIMITWGIISAMFALVETAWQFYALRFLLGIAEAGLAPGLLLYLTYWFPSYRRAKMTALWFIAIPLSGMIGGPLSGWIMERFAGVHGWAGWQWMFLLEAIPTVLVGILVLSYLKDGVDQAHWLSDEEKALVRKELAEDEQHKVKHGSVADFVRDRRLWLLAGIYFCVVMGQYAITFWLPTLVRNAGVSEPLHIGLLTSLPYLCAIVAMLLAGRSGDRHRERRWHLAIPMLFGALGLSLAAALGSSLTLSILSLCLAAAGVLSASSLFWMLPTTLLGGVSAAAGIAAVNSFANLAGFFSPYLIGWVTTTLGSNAIGMYLITAVLVFGAFLVSRVPAHLVNR; this is encoded by the coding sequence ATGACCACACTCGCGCTCGACGCGGCAGCCGCCGCTCGCAGCAGCGCCTACCGTAAAACGGCCTGGCGACTGATGCCTTTTCTCATGCTCTGCTACCTGTGCGCCTACCTGGACAGGGTCAATGTCGGCTTTGCCAAGCTGCAGATGATGGACGACCTGGCCCTGTCCGAAGCGGTCTATGGCTTGGGCGCCGGCATGTTCTTCATTGGCTATTTCCTCTGCGAAGTGCCCAGCAACATCATCCTGCACAAGGTCGGCGCTCGGCGCTGGATCGCCCGTATCATGATCACCTGGGGCATCATCTCGGCGATGTTCGCCCTAGTGGAGACCGCCTGGCAGTTCTATGCCCTGCGCTTCTTGCTGGGGATCGCTGAGGCAGGCCTGGCGCCGGGGCTGCTGCTGTACCTGACCTACTGGTTCCCGTCTTACCGCCGGGCAAAGATGACCGCGCTGTGGTTCATCGCCATCCCGCTCTCGGGCATGATCGGCGGCCCGCTGTCGGGCTGGATCATGGAGCGCTTTGCCGGCGTGCACGGGTGGGCGGGCTGGCAGTGGATGTTCCTGCTAGAAGCCATCCCCACCGTGCTGGTGGGCATCCTGGTGTTGAGCTACCTGAAGGACGGCGTTGACCAGGCGCACTGGCTGAGCGATGAAGAAAAAGCCCTGGTACGCAAGGAACTGGCTGAGGACGAGCAACACAAGGTCAAGCACGGCTCGGTAGCGGACTTTGTTCGCGACCGGCGGCTCTGGTTGTTGGCCGGCATCTACTTCTGCGTGGTGATGGGCCAGTACGCGATCACCTTTTGGCTACCCACACTCGTGCGCAATGCCGGTGTCAGCGAACCCTTGCACATCGGCCTACTGACCAGCCTGCCCTATCTGTGCGCCATCGTCGCAATGCTGTTGGCCGGGCGCAGTGGCGACCGCCACCGTGAACGCCGCTGGCACCTGGCAATCCCCATGCTGTTCGGTGCACTGGGTCTGAGCCTGGCGGCAGCACTGGGCAGCAGCCTGACACTGTCGATCCTCAGCCTGTGCCTCGCTGCGGCAGGGGTGCTGTCCGCCTCTTCGCTGTTCTGGATGCTGCCCACCACGTTGCTGGGCGGGGTTTCGGCAGCAGCCGGCATTGCTGCGGTGAACAGTTTTGCCAACCTCGCCGGGTTCTTCTCGCCCTACCTGATCGGCTGGGTCACCACCACGTTGGGCAGCAATGCCATCGGCATGTATCTCATCACCGCGGTACTCGTGTTTGGCGCCTTCCTGGTGTCGCGAGTGCCGGCTCATCTGGTCAACCGTTGA